In Armatimonadota bacterium, one DNA window encodes the following:
- a CDS encoding phosphodiester glycosidase family protein: MATTAPIRRIRPLPGLLVFLAAASVAHAYDVTYRRPIGPGVEYTAIRRTEGPWEIRVFTINRAEAQIRMQMAPGKGMVKGVERLSGIIERETREDDYVIAAANGDFFVMAPDPWAGTLCGMAVRDGELLMTARNRPAFVLLEDWTPLIGVFDTQVKLKTPAGVIPRIGFNQKPSKDIAVACTASWGWDGDGGCWIAKMAGLPVKADGKWEGTVTEVVPPGKSRRPGPDEVLLAGDGYAAGVLEKLAVGQPVTIETVTTPALPGSVLLAVGGSGELVKGGKLVANEGPKPPRHPRTAIGYNDKQIILAMVDGRQPGWSIGMTLSELACLMQELGCTDALNLDGGGSTTAWVRGKVVNRPSDGRERLIANGVLVRSLAPRGPLARLIVNPPSIVALPGAKVPLELIGTDDWYNPVAAKEADFVVVAPAGGNGKPVPTATLKGSELTIGPGLGAGEIEIRHSKSPASAKVPLNVVAGCPKLLVWPSSADLAPGDSVTFEALGLTDNNERVWMPETALTWSVEGFGVVQTGPATFRATQAGGSAKVIARLGRATCELPIRVAGEMLVEDFEKGATLKFERYPDDPAISGGIQLNTGDAGQGKRFCRMSYDLGKPTATRAVYARLDRPVGAAAAVSLLARGRSTKPVWVRAALVDKEGTRHLVTLSEALPAGDAWTRLEARLPAEAKGPLTWQSVYVVATAGETSAGYIDMDDLRVKSIRE, from the coding sequence TTGGCTACCACAGCACCAATTCGCAGAATCCGACCGCTGCCTGGCTTGCTCGTCTTCCTGGCGGCGGCATCGGTTGCCCACGCGTATGACGTTACCTACCGCCGACCCATTGGGCCCGGCGTCGAATACACTGCCATCCGTCGGACCGAAGGCCCGTGGGAGATCCGGGTCTTCACCATCAACCGGGCCGAGGCCCAGATCCGGATGCAGATGGCCCCCGGTAAGGGCATGGTGAAAGGCGTCGAACGACTGTCCGGAATTATCGAACGAGAGACGAGAGAAGACGACTATGTGATCGCCGCCGCAAATGGCGACTTCTTTGTCATGGCTCCGGACCCCTGGGCCGGGACGCTCTGCGGCATGGCCGTGCGTGATGGCGAATTGCTCATGACCGCCCGGAACCGCCCGGCATTCGTCCTCCTGGAGGACTGGACGCCGCTCATCGGCGTCTTCGACACACAGGTGAAGCTGAAGACCCCCGCGGGTGTGATCCCACGCATCGGGTTCAACCAGAAGCCCTCGAAGGACATTGCCGTCGCCTGCACCGCGTCGTGGGGCTGGGACGGGGACGGCGGCTGCTGGATTGCGAAGATGGCCGGCCTGCCTGTGAAAGCTGACGGTAAATGGGAGGGGACTGTTACCGAGGTCGTCCCCCCCGGCAAGTCGCGAAGGCCGGGGCCGGATGAGGTCCTGCTGGCCGGCGACGGCTACGCCGCCGGGGTGCTTGAGAAGCTGGCCGTGGGACAGCCGGTGACTATCGAGACTGTGACAACGCCCGCGCTTCCGGGGAGCGTCCTGCTGGCAGTGGGCGGCAGCGGAGAACTCGTCAAGGGTGGCAAGCTCGTGGCCAATGAGGGACCGAAGCCGCCCCGACATCCCCGCACGGCCATCGGTTACAACGACAAGCAGATCATTCTGGCCATGGTGGACGGGCGCCAGCCCGGCTGGAGCATCGGCATGACATTGTCCGAACTGGCGTGCCTGATGCAGGAACTGGGCTGCACCGATGCCCTCAATCTCGACGGCGGGGGCTCCACCACCGCCTGGGTGCGTGGCAAAGTAGTCAACCGACCCAGTGACGGCCGCGAGCGGCTTATCGCCAATGGCGTCCTGGTGCGGTCCCTGGCGCCACGTGGCCCGCTGGCGCGACTGATCGTGAACCCGCCATCCATCGTGGCCCTCCCCGGCGCGAAAGTCCCCCTGGAACTGATTGGCACCGACGACTGGTATAATCCGGTGGCTGCGAAAGAAGCTGATTTCGTGGTGGTTGCGCCGGCTGGAGGCAACGGGAAACCAGTGCCCACCGCGACTCTCAAGGGTTCCGAACTCACGATCGGTCCCGGTCTGGGTGCGGGGGAGATCGAAATCCGTCACAGCAAGTCTCCTGCCTCCGCGAAGGTGCCGCTCAATGTGGTTGCCGGCTGCCCGAAGCTCCTGGTCTGGCCGTCTTCCGCGGACCTTGCGCCCGGAGACAGCGTGACCTTCGAGGCCCTGGGGCTCACGGACAATAATGAGCGGGTCTGGATGCCGGAGACCGCGCTGACGTGGTCGGTAGAGGGCTTCGGGGTGGTCCAGACCGGTCCGGCGACCTTCCGCGCCACCCAGGCGGGCGGCTCGGCAAAGGTCATCGCCCGGCTCGGAAGAGCGACCTGCGAGCTTCCGATACGCGTTGCCGGCGAGATGCTGGTGGAGGACTTCGAGAAGGGGGCTACGCTCAAGTTCGAGCGCTACCCGGACGACCCGGCGATCAGCGGCGGCATTCAGCTAAACACTGGCGATGCGGGCCAGGGCAAGCGCTTCTGCCGCATGAGCTATGACCTGGGCAAGCCCACCGCAACCCGGGCCGTCTATGCGCGCCTGGATAGGCCGGTTGGGGCCGCAGCTGCCGTTTCTCTCCTCGCAAGGGGTCGCAGCACCAAGCCGGTCTGGGTGCGAGCTGCGCTGGTGGATAAGGAAGGTACGCGGCACCTGGTGACCTTGAGCGAAGCATTGCCTGCCGGCGATGCCTGGACGCGGCTGGAAGCCCGCCTGCCCGCAGAGGCGAAAGGACCTTTGACCTGGCAGTCGGTATATGTTGTGGCTACTGCCGGCGAGACCTCTGCCGGTTACATAGACATGGATGATCTGCGCGTCAAATCCATCAGGGAGTGA
- a CDS encoding sugar phosphate isomerase/epimerase — protein sequence MGSIKQSLCLGCYLRDGITLEELIKFASETGFAAIEFWSREGLDCEQIFDLTQKYGIRIASMSGHGTLTDGMNKPENKSRIVDELHESIELAVKWNVPGLICFSGNRNGMDDITGAENCAECLSEVIGHAEEAGVNLNMELLNSKVDHHDYQCDHTKWGVHVCKMVGSPRAKLLYDIYHMQIMEGDIIRTVADNIQYIGHFHTAGNPGRRDMDETQELYYPAIMRAIADTGYEYFVGHEFGAKGSVLPALKAAFDLCNV from the coding sequence ATGGGCTCAATCAAGCAGTCCCTTTGCCTCGGGTGCTACCTGCGCGATGGTATCACCCTCGAGGAGCTCATCAAGTTCGCATCCGAAACCGGGTTCGCCGCAATCGAATTCTGGAGCCGCGAGGGCCTGGACTGCGAGCAGATCTTCGACCTCACCCAGAAGTATGGAATCCGCATCGCCAGCATGAGCGGCCACGGGACGCTCACCGACGGCATGAACAAGCCGGAGAACAAGAGCCGAATTGTGGACGAACTGCATGAAAGCATCGAGCTGGCAGTCAAGTGGAACGTCCCCGGGCTCATCTGCTTCTCGGGGAACCGCAACGGGATGGACGACATCACCGGGGCCGAGAACTGCGCAGAGTGCCTGTCTGAAGTCATTGGCCACGCGGAAGAGGCCGGGGTCAACCTGAACATGGAGCTGCTCAACAGTAAGGTTGACCACCACGACTACCAGTGCGACCACACCAAGTGGGGCGTCCATGTCTGCAAGATGGTGGGCTCGCCCCGGGCCAAGCTCCTGTACGACATCTACCACATGCAGATCATGGAAGGTGACATCATCCGCACCGTCGCCGACAACATCCAGTATATCGGCCATTTCCACACCGCGGGCAATCCCGGCCGGCGGGACATGGACGAGACCCAGGAGCTGTATTACCCAGCGATCATGCGGGCAATCGCGGACACGGGCTATGAGTACTTCGTTGGCCACGAGTTCGGGGCGAAGGGTTCAGTCCTTCCCGCCCTCAAGGCCGCCTTCGACCTTTGCAACGTCTGA
- a CDS encoding Gfo/Idh/MocA family oxidoreductase: MAIRVAVVGMGGIGNNHAGCYAADDLSELVAVCDIIKERADKAAEKFGVPAFYSVKELLAAGIEIDAASVCSAGKENGGDHFAPTMELLEAGIPTLGEKPISNSIEEGKQMVALAKQKNIPYAINLNHRFTPAARRAKEWVDEGRLGKLHLLNFRMWINNPNETSEWFHLRALHPHSIDVMRYFCGDVTHVHMICMKGEGRGIWSNAHINMMFDSGVIGHLTGSYDAGGSYGLEQCDLVGSEGRFVLDDACEVLTYYPRRSQQKEVYYYLGGMMSFGETFASRIHRWLEQLTEGVAPDQIDAKAEDALRAQMVIEAAIKSWETRSAVDVDYSL, encoded by the coding sequence ATGGCAATCAGGGTGGCCGTTGTGGGAATGGGCGGCATCGGCAACAATCACGCCGGGTGCTACGCCGCCGATGACTTGTCCGAGCTTGTGGCCGTGTGCGACATCATCAAGGAACGCGCCGATAAGGCAGCGGAGAAGTTCGGGGTTCCAGCCTTTTACAGTGTCAAGGAGCTCCTGGCGGCGGGCATCGAGATCGACGCGGCCAGTGTGTGTTCGGCGGGAAAGGAGAATGGGGGAGACCACTTTGCCCCCACCATGGAACTGCTCGAGGCGGGCATCCCCACTCTTGGCGAAAAGCCGATCTCGAACAGTATCGAGGAGGGCAAACAGATGGTGGCCCTCGCGAAGCAGAAAAACATCCCCTACGCCATCAACCTCAACCACCGGTTCACGCCGGCGGCGCGACGGGCGAAGGAGTGGGTGGATGAGGGGCGTCTGGGCAAGCTGCACCTGCTCAACTTCCGCATGTGGATCAACAACCCCAACGAGACATCCGAATGGTTCCACCTGCGCGCCTTGCATCCGCATTCCATCGACGTCATGCGCTACTTCTGCGGGGACGTGACCCATGTCCACATGATCTGCATGAAAGGTGAGGGCCGGGGCATCTGGTCCAACGCGCACATCAACATGATGTTCGACTCCGGGGTCATCGGGCACCTTACCGGCAGTTATGACGCCGGCGGCTCGTATGGCCTGGAGCAGTGTGATCTCGTGGGGTCCGAAGGCCGGTTCGTCCTGGATGATGCTTGCGAGGTGCTCACGTACTACCCGCGGCGCTCGCAGCAAAAAGAGGTCTACTACTACCTGGGCGGGATGATGAGCTTCGGAGAGACTTTCGCCAGCCGCATCCACCGTTGGCTGGAGCAGCTCACCGAGGGCGTTGCACCGGACCAGATCGACGCGAAGGCCGAAGACGCCCTGCGTGCCCAGATGGTCATTGAGGCGGCGATCAAGTCCTGGGAGACGCGTTCCGCGGTGGATGTGGATTACAGCCTGTAG
- a CDS encoding zf-TFIIB domain-containing protein translates to MAVCPRCSAELAPQSVGGVELDACSDCGGLWFDPGELGRLMQQGAGDARNAENLAEGRPSRAHGGGMACPRCGVTLYEFQYEHSPQVTLNACPECRGVWLDDGELQALASRRIATQETTASSPRARLRRNVRAAASLIQKVPCRRCGQANPTCALVCWACGTNLTGRRGAMLCPRCDSPLETRDGAPVAGDLADARLDLCRDCGGLWVSRDTLSTLVAAADDVLQAWQETLQLPEASQSHEDTRDDALVCPVCQVFLDRRAYAGDETLFVDRCLRCKGTWVDSGELVRMRVIAFEQEEYDESRFFQRPSGTDGE, encoded by the coding sequence ATGGCCGTCTGCCCTCGTTGCAGCGCCGAACTGGCCCCGCAAAGTGTCGGCGGTGTGGAACTGGACGCCTGCTCTGATTGCGGCGGGTTGTGGTTCGATCCCGGCGAACTCGGCAGGCTCATGCAACAGGGTGCGGGTGATGCCCGGAACGCCGAGAATCTGGCCGAAGGCAGGCCTTCTCGGGCCCACGGTGGGGGGATGGCCTGCCCTCGCTGCGGGGTGACCCTGTACGAGTTCCAGTATGAGCACAGCCCGCAAGTCACGCTGAATGCCTGCCCCGAATGCCGCGGGGTCTGGCTGGATGACGGCGAACTGCAGGCACTGGCTTCGCGCCGGATCGCCACGCAGGAGACCACGGCTTCCTCTCCCCGCGCCAGATTGCGCCGGAATGTCCGGGCGGCCGCGTCGTTGATTCAGAAAGTGCCCTGCAGGCGCTGCGGGCAAGCGAACCCAACCTGCGCGCTGGTGTGCTGGGCTTGCGGGACGAACCTCACTGGACGCCGCGGAGCCATGCTCTGCCCCCGGTGCGATTCGCCGCTGGAGACCCGGGACGGCGCACCGGTTGCGGGCGACCTGGCTGACGCCAGACTGGACCTCTGCCGGGACTGCGGCGGGCTGTGGGTGTCGCGTGACACGCTGAGCACACTCGTGGCAGCCGCGGATGATGTGCTCCAGGCCTGGCAGGAGACCCTCCAGTTGCCTGAGGCGTCTCAGTCCCACGAGGACACCCGCGACGACGCCCTGGTCTGCCCGGTCTGCCAGGTGTTCCTGGACCGGCGCGCGTATGCAGGGGATGAGACCCTCTTCGTGGACCGCTGTCTTCGCTGCAAGGGCACCTGGGTGGACAGTGGCGAGCTCGTGCGCATGCGGGTCATCGCATTTGAGCAGGAAGAGTATGATGAGAGCCGCTTTTTCCAGAGGCCATCCGGGACGGACGGCGAATAG